Proteins from a genomic interval of Niabella soli DSM 19437:
- a CDS encoding ROK family protein — protein sequence MGVIDLSMELAIGIDIGGTNTKYGIVNHRGEILDKGDIKTDAFPTIEEFINGLHEAVSPIIEKYASVGIKGIGLGAPNGNYYTGTIEYAPNLPWRGVIPIAKMITERFSVPCTLTNDANAAAMGEMLYGAARGMKDFIMITLGTGVGSGIVSNGLMIYGHDGFAGELGHIIVRPGGRKHWSTGAHGSLEAYCSATGISITAKKLRAENIHSALNEIPEDKIDSRAVFEMAEKGDETAKEVFRYTGQILGEALANFIMFSSPEAIILFGGVIKAGDYIMKPTREHMEKNLLPIFQNKVKLVFSELKEADAAILGASALAWES from the coding sequence ATGGGTGTAATAGATTTGTCAATGGAATTGGCAATTGGTATAGACATTGGTGGCACCAACACCAAATACGGAATAGTGAACCACCGCGGGGAGATCCTGGACAAAGGCGATATTAAAACAGATGCCTTTCCAACGATTGAAGAATTCATCAACGGGCTTCATGAGGCAGTATCCCCGATCATAGAAAAATATGCGTCTGTCGGAATAAAAGGAATTGGCCTCGGTGCACCTAATGGCAATTATTATACGGGCACCATTGAATATGCCCCTAACCTTCCCTGGCGCGGGGTTATTCCCATCGCAAAAATGATAACCGAAAGATTTAGCGTTCCCTGCACGCTTACCAATGATGCCAACGCGGCGGCAATGGGCGAAATGCTGTACGGCGCGGCGCGGGGCATGAAGGATTTTATAATGATCACCCTGGGCACCGGCGTGGGAAGTGGTATTGTATCCAACGGATTGATGATCTATGGGCACGATGGATTTGCCGGCGAGCTGGGACACATCATAGTACGCCCCGGCGGCCGTAAGCACTGGAGCACCGGAGCGCACGGTTCGCTGGAAGCCTATTGTTCCGCCACCGGGATTTCTATAACGGCCAAAAAACTAAGGGCCGAGAATATTCATTCTGCTTTAAATGAGATACCGGAAGACAAGATCGATTCCCGGGCCGTATTTGAAATGGCGGAGAAAGGCGATGAAACTGCTAAAGAAGTATTCCGGTATACCGGCCAAATATTAGGGGAAGCGTTGGCTAACTTTATCATGTTCTCTTCCCCCGAAGCCATCATACTTTTTGGCGGCGTTATAAAAGCAGGCGATTATATTATGAAGCCCACAAGAGAGCATATGGAAAAAAACCTGCTCCCCATTTTCCAGAATAAAGTAAAACTGGTGTTTAGCGAGCTGAAAGAAGCAGATGCTGCTATTTTGGGCGCCAGCGCACTGGCCTGGGAATCATAA
- a CDS encoding Collagen triple helix repeat-containing protein, translated as MKLCQLSVLLFAGTLLLFSCKKGDPGPQGATGAQGPAGTQGPGGAQGPAGTQGPAGSQGPAGAQGPTGAQGPAGTANVQYSDWFTPAAYTVTTRFGIINLDYNKAAPGITQDILNTGTVLVYGKLNGYNTTLWPTDQTSVLPIHIYYQIGTATNIDTWSADATVGNLRINLVSSMNAYTSSGSISPAHTFRYVIIPGAVKVALANTNLNVLSYGALCNTLSIPQ; from the coding sequence ATGAAACTTTGTCAATTAAGTGTATTGTTATTTGCCGGGACCCTTTTATTATTTAGCTGTAAAAAAGGAGACCCCGGTCCTCAGGGAGCTACCGGAGCACAGGGACCGGCGGGAACGCAGGGTCCCGGAGGCGCTCAGGGTCCGGCCGGAACGCAGGGGCCAGCCGGCTCGCAGGGACCGGCAGGAGCTCAAGGTCCCACCGGCGCACAAGGCCCTGCCGGAACAGCCAACGTACAATATTCGGATTGGTTTACTCCTGCTGCTTATACGGTAACTACCCGATTTGGTATCATTAATTTAGATTATAATAAAGCAGCGCCGGGAATTACCCAGGATATATTGAATACCGGAACAGTGCTGGTGTATGGAAAGCTGAATGGCTATAATACTACCTTGTGGCCTACCGACCAAACTTCAGTACTGCCGATACATATATACTACCAGATCGGCACTGCCACTAATATTGATACCTGGTCCGCGGACGCGACGGTTGGAAATTTGCGGATCAACCTTGTTAGCAGCATGAATGCCTATACTTCCTCGGGGTCAATCAGTCCTGCCCATACGTTTCGTTATGTGATCATTCCCGGAGCGGTGAAAGTAGCGCTGGCTAATACAAACCTTAATGTCCTCAGTTATGGTGCCTTGTGTAATACGTTGAGTATCCCTCAATAA
- a CDS encoding DUF4136 domain-containing protein gives MKNYVLKTFALPVLALVLLASCGPTAHIETSQNANFGKYRTFAWAQPKDRRARSSMMEDQIKSAVTARLEQTKGLRQVTSNPDVILSYDVLVQRGSRVVSDPMYGWGGFRTFYNPYRGRFYNVYYPSMFMGYDNYAVPTKEGTITITMVDSYTDETVMQGWATDEVDSRRISGREIDRIVDAIFRKWESTSRYNNTYRGSRKGYDRYGNMH, from the coding sequence ATGAAAAACTATGTTCTAAAAACTTTTGCATTACCTGTTCTGGCATTGGTGTTGTTGGCGAGTTGCGGGCCAACAGCCCATATTGAAACTTCTCAGAATGCCAATTTTGGTAAGTACAGAACTTTTGCCTGGGCGCAACCCAAGGACCGCAGGGCACGAAGCTCTATGATGGAAGATCAGATCAAATCGGCTGTTACCGCCCGTTTGGAACAAACCAAAGGTCTGCGGCAGGTGACCAGTAACCCGGATGTGATCTTAAGTTATGATGTGCTGGTGCAAAGAGGAAGCCGGGTGGTCTCGGACCCGATGTACGGATGGGGCGGCTTCAGAACTTTTTATAACCCGTATCGCGGCCGCTTCTACAATGTATATTATCCTTCCATGTTTATGGGATATGATAATTATGCGGTACCAACAAAAGAAGGTACCATTACCATCACCATGGTGGATTCTTATACAGACGAAACGGTCATGCAGGGGTGGGCGACAGACGAGGTGGACAGCCGGAGGATTTCCGGAAGGGAGATTGACCGGATCGTGGATGCCATTTTCCGGAAATGGGAATCAACCAGCCGGTATAACAACACGTATCGTGGCAGCAGAAAAGGATATGACCGTTATGGTAATATGCACTGA
- a CDS encoding SIMPL domain-containing protein, producing MNTENTNRNFLGLIILGICIIITGLLVAGAYKYKFKSRQVIRVTGSAEKDFGSDLIAWNGSYNRSNFDLKAAYAQLKQDEMNVRNYLTRKGITPNQMIFSSIKIDKIFKSNYNEETKSTSSEFQGYNLTQNVKVESNDIAKVESLSREITELIETGIELNSPEPLYFYTKLADLKLDLLAKAAADARKRAETIAKNTGGSLGSVTKANMGIFQITGKNSDEDYSYGGTFNTSAKNKTASITVNLECEVK from the coding sequence ATGAACACAGAGAACACCAACCGCAATTTTTTAGGATTGATCATCCTTGGTATTTGCATTATTATCACAGGGTTGCTGGTAGCAGGCGCTTATAAATATAAGTTCAAATCAAGACAGGTGATCCGCGTTACCGGAAGCGCAGAAAAAGATTTTGGCAGCGACCTGATCGCCTGGAATGGCAGTTACAACAGGTCCAATTTTGATTTAAAAGCCGCTTATGCCCAGTTAAAACAAGATGAAATGAACGTGCGGAATTACCTTACCCGAAAAGGTATCACTCCCAACCAGATGATCTTTTCTTCTATAAAAATCGATAAGATCTTCAAATCAAATTATAACGAAGAAACAAAATCAACTTCCTCTGAGTTCCAGGGATACAATCTCACACAAAATGTAAAAGTGGAATCCAACGATATCGCGAAGGTGGAATCCTTGTCCCGGGAGATCACTGAACTTATAGAAACCGGCATTGAGCTAAATTCACCCGAGCCATTATATTTCTATACAAAGCTGGCAGATCTTAAACTGGACCTGTTGGCAAAGGCCGCAGCCGACGCAAGAAAGCGGGCGGAAACGATTGCAAAAAATACCGGCGGTTCTTTGGGGAGTGTAACCAAAGCCAATATGGGCATTTTCCAGATAACCGGGAAAAATAGCGATGAGGATTATAGCTACGGCGGTACATTTAATACTTCTGCAAAAAATAAGACGGCCAGCATTACCGTTAACCTGGAATGCGAGGTAAAATAG
- a CDS encoding outer membrane beta-barrel protein, with the protein MNKFFLLIVVLFCLSIAQRASAQLKGFSIGPYGELAFPTGDFQKDFKTGVGVGAQADIRLIKSWAATGSIGYMYFRGKDVMDPTTGNEYKVPDLKAVPIRVGVKYRPIPLLYLKLESGTAALSGKNYSGSAFILSPGVGLKILGFDFQAKYEAWMKDGTKGFWGLKAGWNF; encoded by the coding sequence ATGAATAAATTTTTTCTATTAATTGTCGTTTTATTTTGCTTAAGTATCGCACAACGCGCCTCCGCACAATTGAAAGGCTTTAGCATCGGGCCCTATGGAGAACTTGCTTTTCCCACAGGCGATTTTCAGAAAGATTTTAAAACAGGCGTCGGTGTTGGCGCCCAGGCGGATATTCGGCTTATAAAAAGCTGGGCAGCCACCGGCTCTATCGGATATATGTATTTTAGAGGTAAGGATGTAATGGACCCAACAACCGGGAACGAATACAAAGTGCCCGACCTTAAAGCTGTGCCTATAAGGGTAGGTGTAAAATACCGCCCCATTCCGTTGCTTTATCTGAAACTGGAATCAGGAACGGCCGCCTTAAGCGGAAAAAATTACAGCGGTTCAGCTTTTATTTTATCACCGGGTGTGGGATTAAAAATCCTTGGGTTCGACTTTCAGGCCAAATATGAAGCCTGGATGAAAGACGGCACCAAAGGCTTCTGGGGATTAAAGGCAGGATGGAATTTTTAG
- a CDS encoding TlpA disulfide reductase family protein has product MKNLLLLVALAFSANIFAQSNLTLKPERPKAGETVHFSYLPGGDLEGTDKTPTAYVLKIGSGGPQMEDIPLKKEKDQFVGSVSTDTSLNLLVFGFNIDDKIDNNADSGYLVPVYHADSLRPEAYSNLAYFYDNIGERKFGVKRNAQKVMYYYKKEMELYPDKRNDVIRSYLFALMRSDKEKGNTAIQSEIEKALSSGLKTASDYSKVSSLYSMLRLPQQMAFFTNLKKEKFPDEKLTSQDYYEKFNAAANLTDRETIVKDVIKATNPPSFDGFLAMMQGQILIGYAYKKDWDNFKRYASETKAPSAKMNAYNEAAWKLQGDSADLPFAAELSKQAVAYAKAELKNPKEPKPKMSLNKEWLEQRQNRYSQFADTYAMVLYKSGKYKEGYSYAKDAALTNAKGQNKNYNNTYALLAEKALPVKKYQPELEQFVKEGKASDAIKKILKRAYTTQHASADGYDQYLATLEQGAKLKMIEKLKKEKLNDPAPKFALNDLSGNKVNIEDLKGKTVIVDFWATWCGPCKASFPSMNKMVGKYKDNPDVKFLFVDTWENVDDKQKNAADFITKMKYDFHVLLDNDSKVVTQFNVPGIPTKFVIGKDGNIKFKAVGFEGDQLLEQELEAMIGLAN; this is encoded by the coding sequence ATGAAAAACCTTTTATTGCTTGTTGCCCTGGCCTTTTCCGCCAATATTTTTGCGCAATCTAACCTGACCCTCAAACCTGAACGTCCAAAAGCCGGTGAAACAGTCCATTTTTCTTATCTGCCCGGTGGCGACCTGGAAGGAACAGATAAAACGCCAACCGCCTATGTTTTAAAAATAGGCTCCGGCGGCCCACAGATGGAAGACATTCCATTAAAAAAAGAAAAAGATCAGTTTGTAGGGTCCGTCAGTACCGACACATCGTTAAACCTGCTGGTTTTTGGATTTAACATTGATGATAAAATAGATAACAACGCCGATAGCGGTTACCTGGTGCCGGTATACCATGCTGATAGCTTACGGCCGGAAGCTTATTCGAATCTTGCATACTTTTATGATAACATCGGTGAACGGAAATTTGGTGTAAAGCGAAACGCCCAAAAAGTAATGTATTACTATAAAAAGGAAATGGAGCTTTATCCGGATAAAAGGAACGATGTAATCAGAAGCTACCTTTTTGCTTTGATGCGCAGCGATAAAGAAAAGGGAAACACAGCGATACAGTCAGAAATTGAAAAAGCACTATCATCAGGTTTAAAAACCGCGTCCGACTATTCGAAAGTAAGCTCGCTTTACTCAATGCTGCGCCTGCCCCAGCAAATGGCATTTTTCACAAATCTCAAAAAAGAAAAATTTCCTGATGAAAAATTAACTTCCCAGGATTATTATGAAAAATTCAACGCAGCCGCCAATTTAACAGATAGGGAAACAATTGTAAAGGATGTAATTAAAGCCACCAACCCACCTTCTTTCGACGGATTTTTAGCAATGATGCAAGGGCAGATACTTATAGGTTATGCGTATAAGAAAGACTGGGACAATTTTAAAAGATATGCTTCAGAGACAAAGGCTCCATCAGCAAAAATGAATGCTTACAACGAAGCTGCCTGGAAACTGCAGGGAGACAGTGCTGATTTGCCCTTTGCAGCGGAATTATCAAAACAAGCAGTCGCCTATGCAAAAGCTGAACTAAAAAATCCGAAAGAACCCAAGCCTAAAATGTCATTGAACAAAGAATGGCTGGAGCAGCGCCAGAACCGTTACTCTCAATTTGCAGATACCTATGCTATGGTGCTTTACAAATCAGGAAAGTATAAAGAAGGGTATTCGTATGCAAAAGACGCAGCGTTAACCAATGCAAAAGGTCAAAATAAAAACTACAACAACACCTATGCCCTCCTGGCTGAAAAAGCCCTTCCGGTAAAAAAATACCAGCCGGAGCTGGAACAGTTTGTAAAAGAAGGCAAAGCCAGCGATGCAATTAAAAAGATACTTAAACGGGCATATACAACGCAACATGCCTCAGCCGATGGCTACGATCAATACCTGGCCACCCTGGAACAGGGTGCCAAACTTAAAATGATTGAAAAACTAAAGAAAGAAAAACTAAATGACCCCGCACCAAAGTTTGCGCTCAACGACCTATCCGGCAACAAGGTGAATATAGAGGACCTCAAAGGGAAAACCGTGATCGTTGATTTTTGGGCTACCTGGTGCGGCCCCTGCAAGGCATCCTTTCCATCTATGAATAAAATGGTGGGCAAATATAAAGACAACCCCGACGTTAAATTTTTATTTGTAGATACCTGGGAAAATGTAGACGATAAACAAAAAAATGCTGCGGATTTTATTACAAAAATGAAATACGATTTTCATGTGCTGCTGGATAATGACAGCAAAGTCGTCACCCAGTTTAACGTACCAGGCATCCCCACAAAATTTGTCATTGGCAAGGACGGCAATATAAAATTTAAAGCAGTGGGGTTTGAAGGCGATCAGTTATTGGAGCAGGAACTGGAAGCAATGATTGGACTTGCCAATTAA
- a CDS encoding valine--tRNA ligase, translated as MELTKNFEPAAIEIRWTDHWKEKGYFNSTPDERPAFTVVIPPPNVTGVLHMGHTLNETVQDILVRRARMSGYNACWVPGSDHASIATEAKVVQMLKEKGIDKNTLTREEFLKYAFEWKEKYGGIIYNQIERLGCSVDWNRVNFTMDDHYYKAVIKVFVDLYNKGLIYRGARMINWDPAAKTALSDEEVEYREVQSKLYYIQYKLDSESVAEKMKGKTGLESSLTNRRAVPSNELESFSHTSETTPADTKVPKIIDFDILANNVTDSTSDQFITIATTRPETILGDTAICVNPNDERYQHLKDAYAFVPLINRRIPIIFDEYVDMEFGTGALKITPAHDINDYNLGLKHNLEVIDTLNEDGTLSEAAQLYVGEDRFEVRKKIVIDLEKSGNLVKTEDIINKNGFSQRSNAVVEPRISTQWFVKMKPLAEPALKAVVDGDIKIHPGDRFLATYKYWLENVKDWCISRQLWWGQQIPAWYAPDGTFVVAENKEEAFSQWSKVNSESANSIGHSPFIIDDFKQDSDVLDTWFSSWLWPSEVFHGITNPGNPDINYYYPTSVLVTGQDIIFFWVARMVMAGLEYEKEIPFKDVYFTGMVRDKLGRKMSKSLGNSPDLLNLIDTYGADAVRFGIMIAAPAGNDLLFDESSLEQGRNFNNKMWNALKLIRMWQNNPNGISAATGNEPDAAAAWMKHRIAAAKAEMESLFKEFRLSEGLKTLYSLIWDDFCSWYLEWQKPAFGAPTSQAKLQATIGFFEELLQLLHPYMPFITEEIYHLLREQKDDLSVKQYATTAPADDAILAQGELLKQTITAIRDARVKNNIKPKEAVTLFVQTAQPQIYSNLASILQRQANVDAVSITEAAVDKCINVMVGKDKLFIQPATELDTSIQKEQLEKDLQYLQGFLVSVDKKLSNERFVQNAKPEVVEIERRKKADAEEKIKAIEESLKNL; from the coding sequence ATGGAATTGACGAAAAATTTTGAACCCGCAGCAATTGAGATCCGGTGGACGGACCATTGGAAGGAAAAAGGTTATTTTAACAGTACCCCGGATGAACGCCCGGCTTTTACGGTGGTCATCCCGCCCCCCAATGTTACCGGTGTATTGCATATGGGTCATACGCTGAACGAAACCGTACAGGACATCCTGGTACGCCGGGCACGCATGAGCGGGTACAACGCCTGTTGGGTTCCGGGCAGCGACCATGCGTCAATTGCCACCGAAGCAAAAGTGGTGCAGATGCTGAAGGAGAAGGGCATCGATAAAAATACCCTGACCCGCGAAGAATTTTTGAAATACGCTTTTGAATGGAAGGAAAAATATGGCGGCATCATTTATAACCAGATCGAACGGCTGGGCTGTAGTGTAGACTGGAACCGGGTGAACTTCACCATGGACGATCATTATTACAAGGCTGTTATAAAGGTTTTTGTTGACCTATATAATAAAGGATTGATCTATCGCGGGGCGCGGATGATCAACTGGGACCCTGCTGCTAAAACGGCATTAAGCGATGAAGAAGTAGAATACCGCGAAGTACAGAGTAAGTTATATTATATACAATACAAGCTGGACAGCGAGAGCGTTGCAGAGAAAATGAAAGGGAAGACTGGTTTAGAATCTTCCCTTACAAACAGGCGAGCTGTGCCTTCCAACGAATTGGAATCCTTCTCTCACACGTCCGAAACGACTCCTGCGGATACAAAGGTACCAAAAATTATTGATTTTGATATTTTAGCTAATAATGTAACCGATAGTACTTCAGATCAATTCATTACCATTGCCACTACCCGCCCGGAAACAATTTTGGGTGATACCGCCATCTGCGTAAATCCTAATGATGAGCGCTACCAGCATTTAAAAGATGCTTACGCTTTTGTGCCTTTGATCAACCGTCGCATTCCTATCATTTTTGATGAATACGTGGATATGGAGTTTGGTACCGGTGCTTTAAAGATCACGCCGGCACATGACATCAACGACTATAACCTGGGGTTGAAACACAACCTGGAAGTAATTGATACCTTAAACGAGGACGGTACACTGAGCGAAGCCGCGCAGTTGTATGTTGGGGAAGATCGCTTTGAAGTGCGGAAGAAGATCGTGATTGACCTGGAGAAATCAGGCAATCTGGTTAAAACAGAGGACATCATTAACAAGAACGGTTTCTCCCAACGCAGCAATGCGGTAGTGGAACCCCGTATTTCCACGCAATGGTTTGTCAAAATGAAACCATTGGCCGAGCCTGCTTTGAAGGCCGTGGTTGATGGCGATATAAAAATCCATCCCGGCGACCGTTTCCTGGCTACTTATAAATATTGGCTGGAGAATGTAAAAGATTGGTGCATCAGCCGCCAGTTGTGGTGGGGCCAGCAAATACCGGCTTGGTATGCTCCCGATGGAACCTTTGTGGTGGCAGAGAACAAAGAGGAAGCTTTTAGTCAATGGTCAAAGGTGAATAGTGAATCGGCAAACAGCATTGGCCATTCACCATTCATTATTGACGACTTTAAGCAAGACAGCGACGTGTTGGATACTTGGTTCTCCTCCTGGCTCTGGCCCAGCGAAGTGTTTCATGGCATCACCAATCCCGGCAATCCCGACATCAACTACTACTACCCTACTTCCGTTTTAGTAACCGGTCAGGATATTATTTTCTTCTGGGTGGCACGCATGGTAATGGCCGGACTGGAATATGAAAAAGAGATTCCATTTAAGGATGTGTATTTTACCGGCATGGTACGCGATAAGCTGGGTCGCAAGATGAGCAAGTCGCTCGGCAACTCTCCTGATCTGCTGAACCTGATCGATACCTATGGCGCCGATGCGGTACGCTTTGGAATTATGATTGCCGCACCGGCTGGTAACGACCTGCTTTTTGATGAAAGCTCATTGGAACAGGGACGCAACTTCAACAACAAAATGTGGAACGCGTTAAAGCTGATCCGCATGTGGCAAAACAATCCGAATGGTATCAGCGCAGCAACAGGCAATGAACCGGATGCTGCAGCTGCATGGATGAAACATCGGATTGCAGCCGCTAAAGCAGAAATGGAAAGCCTGTTTAAAGAATTCCGTCTCAGCGAAGGATTAAAAACATTATACTCCCTGATATGGGACGACTTCTGTTCCTGGTATCTCGAATGGCAGAAACCCGCCTTTGGCGCACCTACCAGCCAGGCAAAGTTGCAGGCAACGATCGGTTTCTTTGAAGAACTGCTGCAACTGCTCCACCCCTACATGCCGTTTATTACGGAAGAAATTTATCATTTGCTGCGTGAACAAAAAGATGATTTGTCTGTAAAACAATACGCCACTACAGCACCCGCAGATGATGCGATCTTGGCGCAAGGCGAATTGTTGAAACAAACGATCACAGCCATCCGCGATGCGCGGGTGAAAAACAATATTAAACCGAAAGAAGCCGTTACACTATTTGTACAAACTGCACAACCGCAGATCTATAGTAACCTGGCCTCCATTTTACAACGGCAGGCAAATGTAGATGCGGTAAGCATTACAGAAGCAGCGGTTGATAAATGTATTAATGTAATGGTGGGTAAAGACAAACTGTTTATTCAGCCAGCTACCGAACTGGACACCAGTATCCAGAAAGAACAACTGGAAAAAGATCTGCAATACTTACAGGGCTTCCTGGTTTCCGTTGACAAGAAATTGAGCAATGAGCGCTTTGTGCAAAATGCAAAGCCGGAGGTAGTAGAGATCGAACGCCGGAAGAAAGCCGATGCGGAGGAAAAGATAAAAGCCATCGAAGAAAGTCTGAAAAATCTTTAA
- a CDS encoding chitinase: MKYLFCLFIFAGLYGYGQNNLQVVDTLPLKQSLTGKHSHPRLLRYLNAAQWNDLFPNRYGLKLKDSLNHNPDFYSFKAFATAATAFPRFLSEGDITTQKRELAAFLANMAQETSGGWTEAPGGYFKWGLYFLQEQSQQGILNNYADTSKKNYMPVPGKAYYGRGPKQLSWNYNYGQFSEAWFGNKDTLLQHPELLAQDPVLSFASALWFWMTPQRPKPSCHDIIVGKWQPNAMDSAKNIQPGFGATVNIINGGVECGKGTALQKTTYRYEYYKYFCNYFKVSPGENISCSDQKPFGQ, encoded by the coding sequence ATGAAGTACCTGTTCTGTCTTTTTATTTTTGCCGGGCTGTATGGCTATGGACAAAATAATCTGCAAGTTGTAGATACATTACCGCTCAAACAATCTTTAACGGGTAAACATTCCCATCCGCGGTTGCTTCGTTATTTGAACGCAGCTCAATGGAATGATCTTTTCCCCAACCGGTACGGGCTAAAATTAAAAGATTCCTTAAACCATAACCCGGATTTTTATTCCTTCAAAGCTTTTGCGACCGCAGCAACCGCATTTCCCCGGTTTCTTTCCGAAGGTGATATAACGACGCAAAAAAGGGAGCTGGCGGCCTTCCTGGCCAACATGGCACAGGAAACAAGTGGCGGATGGACTGAGGCGCCGGGCGGTTATTTTAAGTGGGGGTTGTATTTTCTGCAGGAGCAATCGCAGCAGGGCATCCTGAATAATTATGCAGACACTTCCAAAAAGAATTATATGCCGGTACCGGGTAAGGCCTATTATGGCCGGGGGCCCAAACAACTAAGCTGGAATTATAACTATGGGCAATTTAGCGAAGCCTGGTTTGGCAACAAAGACACCTTACTGCAACACCCCGAATTATTAGCACAAGACCCAGTATTATCTTTTGCTTCTGCCCTTTGGTTCTGGATGACCCCACAACGGCCCAAACCTTCCTGCCACGACATCATAGTGGGCAAATGGCAACCTAATGCCATGGACAGCGCAAAAAATATACAGCCCGGCTTTGGCGCTACGGTTAATATTATTAACGGTGGGGTCGAGTGCGGCAAGGGAACAGCCTTGCAAAAGACCACCTACCGTTATGAATATTACAAATACTTCTGTAACTATTTTAAAGTATCACCTGGTGAAAATATCAGTTGCAGTGATCAAAAACCATTTGGGCAGTAG